A segment of the Roseofilum capinflatum BLCC-M114 genome:
CTGAAATATAAAGAAAAGATTACGAATCGGGGATCAGCAACAAATTAATGCAATTATTAGAATTAAGTTCAAATGGGGTCAGCTCATATAAAGACCCTAAAGATAAATCCTTGTAAATATTTTACCCTGGTAAAGCGTCGGGTCTCACTATAGAGGCACTGGCGCTTTACACTGTCTGATGCTCTCCCTTGATTCCGACAATTCCATTTCTAATCCGTTCTTCGTTACCCCATCCATGGCCCTGACCCTTGTGATTAAAATTGGGACTTCTAGCCTGACCGATCCTCAGACTGGAAACCTTTCCCTGTCTACTTTAGCTCTCTTAGTTGAAGTTCTAAGCCAACTCCGCCGCCAAGGCCATCGCGTGATTTTAGTGTCTTCGGGGGCAATGGGGGTGGGGTGTTCGCGGTTAGGTTTGAAAAAGCGTCCCCGTGATATTGCCCTGAAACAGGCGATCGCCGCCGTAGGTCAAGGTCGCTTAATGCGGATTTACGACGATCTCTTCAGCACCTTAGATCAAGCGATCGCCCAAGTATTACTGACGCGCCGAGATCTAGAATCGAGGATTTCCTACCTGAACGCCTATGATGCCTTCCAAGAGCTGCTCGATCTGGGCGTGATCCCCATTGTTAATGAAAACGATACCGTCGCCACAGATGAACTGAGACGCAAATTTGGGGATAACGATACCCTAGCAGCCCTAGTTGCCAGTCTAGTAGAAGCGGATTGGCTATTTTTACTCACGGATGTCGATAAACTCTATTCTGCCGATCCCAATCGGGTTCCTGATGCCCAACCGATTTCCCACGTTCGCAGCCTGGAAGAGTTAACCGAAGTAGAAGCAGGTGAGGCTTCTACCTGGGGAACCGGAGGCATGAGTACCAAAATCGCGGCCGCTCGTATCGCAACCAATGCGGGAGTGCGGATGGTGATTATGCAAGGGCGCTATCCTAATCAAATTCCACGAATCTTAAATGGGGAAGAAATTGGCACTCAATTTCATCCCACTCCCCGAACTATGAATGCTCGTAAACGCTGGATTGCCAATGGATTGGTTCCCTCTGGCACAGTAACTCTCGATCCGGGAGCAGTTAAGGCTATTTGCGATCGCGGAAAATCGTTATTAGCGGTAGGAATTTCTGGAGTCAAGGGCCGATTTCAGTCCTCAGAGGCAGTGATTCTTTGCGATCTTGAGGGTAAAGAAGTGGCTCGCGGAATTGTCAATTATGGCAGTGATGAATTGGATTTAATTAAGGGCCACCGTTCCGATGAAATTACTGACCTTTTAGGATATGAAGGTTCAGATACGGTGGTTCATCGGGATAATTTGGTATTGTTCTAATCAATCCTACTGCCATGACACAGCTAAAATAGTGCATTAGCGTAGGGTGGGTTAGGCGGCTAAAACCTAGACTGTGATAGCAATCTCT
Coding sequences within it:
- the proB gene encoding glutamate 5-kinase — encoded protein: MALTLVIKIGTSSLTDPQTGNLSLSTLALLVEVLSQLRRQGHRVILVSSGAMGVGCSRLGLKKRPRDIALKQAIAAVGQGRLMRIYDDLFSTLDQAIAQVLLTRRDLESRISYLNAYDAFQELLDLGVIPIVNENDTVATDELRRKFGDNDTLAALVASLVEADWLFLLTDVDKLYSADPNRVPDAQPISHVRSLEELTEVEAGEASTWGTGGMSTKIAAARIATNAGVRMVIMQGRYPNQIPRILNGEEIGTQFHPTPRTMNARKRWIANGLVPSGTVTLDPGAVKAICDRGKSLLAVGISGVKGRFQSSEAVILCDLEGKEVARGIVNYGSDELDLIKGHRSDEITDLLGYEGSDTVVHRDNLVLF